A DNA window from Coffea arabica cultivar ET-39 chromosome 6c, Coffea Arabica ET-39 HiFi, whole genome shotgun sequence contains the following coding sequences:
- the LOC113694284 gene encoding calmodulin-binding protein 25-like: MASSDNLVAMEPWAFRPTFADSWLNDAFARDTETLTRALQKSLSSHSDNVSSEMMNPFYQSETTPAHTPTVSGGSENETAVSKRRSAGNGVGGVNGGKITKRKSRASKRSTTTFITADPANFRQMVQQVTGVRFGGNCQLPVNPVLKPEPQRPPVNRLQAGCLPTLDTSAFLLDPPNSQQQQQQVGPASALVVPPQVAVSIAQPSPLAVVADGGSSGFDFESFCSFPTLESWN; the protein is encoded by the coding sequence ATGGCTTCTTCTGACAATTTGGTGGCAATGGAACCGTGGGCTTTTCGGCCGACATTTGCGGACTCGTGGCTTAACGATGCTTTTGCGAGAGACACCGAAACCTTGACAAGAGCGCTGCAAAAATCACTCTCTAGCCATTCCGATAATGTTTCCAGCGAGATGATGAACCCTTTTTACCAGTCAGAAACGACGCCGGCCCACACCCCCACCGTTTCCGGCGGTTCTGAGAACGAAACTGCCGTTTCCAAGAGGCGGAGCGCTGGAAACGGGGTGGGAGGAGTAAATGGTGGGAAGATTACGAAGAGGAAGTCGCGGGCGTCGAAACGTAGTACGACGACGTTTATCACCGCGGATCCAGCGAATTTCCGCCAGATGGTTCAGCAGGTGACCGGTGTGAGGTTTGGAGGGAACTGCCAGCTGCCGGTCAACCCTGTGCTTAAACCGGAGCCACAGCGTCCTCCGGTTAACCGGCTTCAGGCCGGATGCTTGCCAACTCTCGACACTTCAGCCTTTTTGCTGGACCCTCCTAATAGCCAGCAGCAGCAACAGCAAGTGGGTCCGGCTTCGGCTTTGGTGGTTCCGCCGCAAGTGGCGGTTAGTATTGCTCAGCCGTCTCCTCTGGCGGTGGTGGCCGACGGTGGCTCATCTGGGTTTGATTTTGaatctttttgttccttcccaACGCTCGAGTCCTGGAACTAA